From a region of the Vairimorpha necatrix chromosome 4, complete sequence genome:
- a CDS encoding 6-phosphogluconolactonase (6PGL) produces MKYCLTQDFKLEIFNLLQNCDKQPLNLMIAGGSLLSILDNNKISTLDSSKWKIFYADERCQITHSNYIGSKPFLSHLKTNNINKIDVVVDDPVAHYTNLLEPIDLCLLGIGGDGHICSLFPDLDDLDYKSDVIKVFNPNVVSPDRITVTLNFLNTKVRNLYFVIPPKDKVKDIVKPHDRICDRLKIDYTCIIDKRFNI; encoded by the coding sequence atgaaatattgtTTGACGCAGGATTTTAAATTGGAAATTTTCAATCTTCTTCAAAATTGTGACAAACAacctttaaatttaatgatAGCCGGAGGATCACTCTTATCAATCCTggacaataataaaatttccaCTCTCGATTCCtcaaaatggaaaatattCTATGCTGACGAGAGATGTCAAATAACTCATTCAAACTACATTGGCTCAAAACCATTCCTCTCTCATTTGAAGACTAATaacattaataaaattgatgTTGTAGTTGACGATCCTGTGGCACATTATACTAATTTATTGGAGCCCATTGATCTATGTCTCCTAGGTATTGGTGGCGATGGACATATTTGTTCTTTATTTCCAGATCTGGATGATTTGGATTATAAATCTGACGTgattaaagtttttaatCCTAATGTCGTGTCACCAGATCGAATCACCGTAACTcttaatttcttaaatacgAAAGTTCGTAATCTTTACTTTGTTATACCTCCTAAAGATAAAGTTAAAGACATAGTGAAACCACATGATAGGATATGTGATAGGCTTAAAATTGATTATACATGTATTATtgataaaagatttaatatataa
- a CDS encoding ribosomal protein eL22 → MSKDNSQKKEYSIDCTHPASDNLLSPSDLQSHLEEKIKTYTGKKEKLLEVSVNDTTVVVKVNEDIINKQGLKNVIRRFLHAKRLSAFIKVYGDKKNGFEFRYMNVAE, encoded by the coding sequence ATGTCCAAAGATAATTCTCAAAAGAAAGAATACAGCATCGACTGCACTCACCCCGCCTCTGATAATTTACTGAGTCCTTCAGATTTACAAAGCCACTTAGAggaaaaaatcaaaacttACACTGGCAAGAAAGAGAAGTTATTAGAAGTATCAGTCAATGATACAACAGTAGTAGTGAAAGTTAATGaagatattattaataaacaaGGACTTAAGAATGTcataagaagatttttacATGCCAAGAGATTATCTGCGTTTATAAAAGTTTATGGGGATAAAAAGAATGGATTTGAGTTCAGATACATGAATGTAgcagaataa
- a CDS encoding U3 small nucleolar ribonucleoprotein IMP4 — MLNRLRKKKEYLLKKENESRQKEIENKKSRLKSHLNDTERLSHDLKKDGKDLLDEIIYENDEEETIPYPKILVTTSKNPSSKLLEFTKHISLIFNGIFQMRGQSTKEEISDMMFKSGFTSLIMIHENKGTPSSLIISNFPYGNTFKFSISNYTICRTINLGEYCHLVCDKLNENLKDLFSKMLPRYPTSRRILALSNVNDKIGFRHYLINKGKRVELKLDLGCDLRLYEIRKGTFEQDGEFEWIYKPFINSEKSNIYNKTEIETEEN; from the coding sequence ATGCTTAACAGActaagaaagaaaaaagaatatttactaaagaaagaaaatgaatcaagacaaaaagaaatagaaaataaaaaatcaagacTGAAATCACATCTCAATGATACAGAAAGGCTTAGTCATGATCTGAAAAAGGATGGTAAAGATTTACTTGACGAAATTATTTACGAAAACGACGAAGAAGAGACAATTCCATACCCTAAAATTTTAGTCACTACAAGTAAAAATCCAAGCAGCAAATTGCTCGAATTTACAAAACACATTTCATTGATTTTCAATGGAATCTTTCAAATGAGGGGTCAAAGTACCAAGGAAGAAATAAGTGATATGATGTTTAAATCTGGGTTTACTTCTTTAATAATGATTCATGAAAACAAAGGTACACCTTCGTCATTAATTATATCTAATTTCCCATATGGAAatacatttaaatttagtatAAGTAATTACACTATATGCCGAACTATAAACTTGGGGGAATATTGTCATTTGGTGTGCGATAAactaaatgaaaatttaaaagatttattttcaaaaatgcTTCCGCGTTATCCAACTAGTAGAAGAATATTGGCTTTGAGTAATgttaatgataaaatagGATTTAGACATTATCTTATAAACAAAGGGAAAAGAGTGGAATTGAAATTAGATTTGGGATGTGACCTTAGACTATACGAAATACGGAAAGGAACATTTGAACAAGATGGAGAATTTGAATGGATTTATAAACCATTTATTAATTCGGAGAAaagtaatatttataataaaactgAAATAGAAACAGAagaaaattga